One window of Candidatus Nitrospira kreftii genomic DNA carries:
- a CDS encoding hypothetical protein (conserved protein of unknown function), translating into MTWFLFCYWYEPDAPRDPVGLVRMWKLAETLGQIGDRVTLFPPRYRSAANRRVCTVIPIKVIHLPLIRPLSYALGSFIQGLVRALLTKPDIVYYRWMDSPHALILAKLLRVPCVCEVNGEPVPDWLGERTWWVRCLKIFLAGLAFRHCDRIVVLTDGLRRLLHDRYGVPLERIAVLSSGTDERQFAPRDPVASRLELGLLPERPYIGFVGSFYRYQGLSCLLDAMVLIKEACPTTQLVLVGDGEVVEELQQQARHLRMEDNIIWTGRVPYGEVPVWIGAMNLCVAPFCGDRGETSPVKIFDYLACQRPVVASAIPSVASTFTPDSGVHLIPSDQARPLADAIITLLHDPARCTVMGQQGRRFIEGRFSWTAIVEQLRHWLSEDIMGSHHAHSHVL; encoded by the coding sequence GTGACCTGGTTTCTCTTTTGTTATTGGTATGAGCCGGATGCTCCCCGGGATCCGGTTGGATTGGTTCGTATGTGGAAATTAGCAGAGACACTCGGTCAAATCGGAGATCGGGTCACGCTGTTTCCCCCTCGGTATCGATCCGCGGCGAATCGCCGTGTCTGCACAGTCATTCCCATCAAGGTGATCCATCTCCCGTTGATTCGTCCGCTGTCCTATGCTTTGGGATCGTTTATCCAAGGACTGGTTCGTGCACTCCTGACCAAGCCGGACATTGTGTACTACCGATGGATGGATAGCCCGCATGCCTTGATTCTCGCCAAGTTGCTACGTGTACCGTGCGTCTGCGAAGTGAACGGTGAGCCGGTTCCTGACTGGCTCGGCGAGCGAACCTGGTGGGTTCGATGCCTAAAAATATTTTTGGCCGGACTCGCCTTTAGGCACTGCGATCGGATTGTTGTGCTGACGGATGGATTACGGAGATTGCTGCATGATCGCTATGGTGTTCCTCTTGAACGGATCGCAGTGCTCTCCAGCGGCACAGATGAACGACAGTTTGCTCCACGCGATCCTGTGGCTTCTCGTCTTGAACTTGGTCTGTTACCTGAGCGCCCATACATCGGGTTCGTTGGGAGCTTCTACCGATATCAAGGCCTCTCTTGTCTCCTGGATGCGATGGTGTTGATTAAGGAAGCCTGCCCGACCACGCAACTTGTACTCGTGGGCGATGGGGAGGTGGTTGAAGAGCTTCAACAACAGGCCAGACATCTGAGGATGGAGGACAACATTATCTGGACCGGTCGTGTCCCCTACGGGGAGGTGCCGGTGTGGATTGGTGCCATGAATCTCTGCGTAGCCCCATTTTGTGGAGACCGTGGAGAGACTTCTCCGGTGAAGATCTTTGATTACCTCGCGTGCCAACGCCCGGTGGTCGCGAGCGCGATTCCATCGGTTGCATCCACATTTACTCCTGATAGTGGTGTGCACCTGATCCCGTCGGATCAGGCTCGTCCACTGGCCGATGCCATCATTACGCTGTTGCACGACCCGGCTCGATGCACAGTCATGGGGCAACAGGGACGTCGATTTATTGAAGGCAGGTTTTCCTGGACGGCCATCGTCGAGCAGCTGCGTCATTGGCTCAGCGAAGACATCATGGGAAGCCATCATGCACATTCTCATGTACTGTGA
- a CDS encoding hypothetical protein (conserved protein of unknown function), whose protein sequence is MLQLHRKPMAVVAIAAGVGVLLLAGCRNPGQSTLPPSAVSTSPQVLPPLPKGDVFADETVPTADAPIETGDTLEVVIRRGAGEEKYSSLVRENGSVAVGFMEVAVGGATVAEAERRVQDAARPFMREPRAQVMLKKKLLKIKRVFVFGDVKKPGMVPMARNMTVLQALAAADNFYETALLEEIRVVRGGDFANPKILTADLARLFTYGDLSRNIALEENDIVFVPREQLGDATEAAKKLTPILQAAIMPIYPAYLIPAFTSFKP, encoded by the coding sequence ATGCTGCAACTTCATAGGAAACCCATGGCGGTTGTTGCAATAGCAGCAGGTGTTGGCGTTCTCTTATTGGCTGGCTGTCGAAACCCTGGACAATCGACGCTGCCGCCTTCAGCAGTGAGCACCAGTCCCCAAGTATTGCCTCCATTGCCTAAAGGGGATGTCTTTGCCGACGAAACTGTCCCAACGGCCGACGCTCCGATTGAAACAGGCGACACTTTGGAGGTGGTCATTCGACGCGGAGCAGGGGAAGAGAAGTACAGCAGCTTGGTACGAGAGAACGGGTCCGTAGCGGTTGGATTTATGGAGGTAGCCGTCGGAGGCGCCACAGTCGCTGAGGCTGAGCGGCGCGTACAAGATGCGGCCAGACCGTTTATGAGAGAACCACGAGCCCAGGTCATGCTGAAAAAGAAACTGCTTAAAATCAAACGGGTATTCGTATTTGGAGACGTCAAGAAACCAGGGATGGTTCCGATGGCACGGAATATGACAGTACTACAGGCGCTGGCAGCTGCGGACAATTTCTACGAGACGGCACTATTGGAGGAAATTCGAGTCGTCCGAGGTGGAGACTTTGCAAACCCGAAGATCTTGACGGCTGATTTAGCTCGCCTCTTCACGTATGGAGACCTCTCACGAAACATCGCGCTCGAAGAAAACGACATAGTATTTGTTCCACGTGAACAACTCGGAGACGCGACGGAAGCAGCGAAGAAGCTTACGCCGATCCTTCAAGCTGCGATCATGCCGATTTATCCAGCATATTTGATCCCAGCGTTTACTTCGTTCAAGCCATAA
- a CDS encoding hypothetical protein (conserved membrane protein of unknown function), whose translation MQPAAISAQDSLVVSVLAIAIALGLTLTTPAIGLQAVLGFLIILIAFTSVSAALYLLIASMLLSPEIAIGQIQGRGVGGRELSFRMDDILLVIIGASWLVKNILYRELALFRETPLNRPIAVYMVICVVSTLFGVLNGHVRPMTGFFFVLKYFEYFFVFFMVVNHVRSQQQVVGLVVALLVVGLLVSFYAISQIPSGIRPSAPFEGESGEPNTLGGYLVFLLAIMTGLLLHVQVGAIRVALLVLGGFAILALMATLSRSSYLAGAVLLAAVGLTQWRRPRVVTVLLLIIALIPLFAPENVKHRVNETFFGRQYGGEIKVGAVGLDLSTTERLKSWAYVLKDWVHDPILGRGITGYAWADAQYVKIIGETGLAGIVAFGFIVYRLWRCARESFVSQTDPFAKGLAHGFLLGLVAMLAHGVGANTFIIIRIMEPFWLCAGLVMLLPTLSAEGDVSLKLKEAT comes from the coding sequence ATGCAACCAGCGGCCATTAGCGCACAAGACAGTCTCGTGGTTTCAGTACTCGCGATCGCAATCGCATTGGGTCTTACGCTCACGACACCTGCGATCGGCCTCCAAGCCGTCCTCGGGTTTTTAATCATCCTGATCGCCTTCACTTCCGTATCAGCCGCGCTCTATCTCCTTATTGCGTCGATGTTGTTGTCACCGGAGATTGCCATTGGACAAATCCAAGGACGCGGTGTCGGAGGACGGGAGTTGTCGTTCCGAATGGACGACATTCTTTTGGTTATCATCGGAGCGAGCTGGCTTGTGAAGAATATTCTCTACCGCGAACTGGCGTTGTTTCGAGAAACGCCCCTGAATCGACCGATCGCTGTATATATGGTGATCTGCGTCGTCTCAACGTTATTCGGCGTGCTCAATGGACATGTCAGACCGATGACCGGATTCTTCTTTGTGTTGAAGTACTTTGAGTATTTCTTTGTGTTTTTCATGGTCGTCAACCACGTGCGTTCTCAGCAGCAGGTCGTGGGGCTCGTGGTGGCGTTACTCGTCGTCGGCCTCCTCGTGAGTTTCTACGCCATCTCTCAAATACCCAGCGGTATACGCCCATCCGCACCATTTGAAGGAGAAAGTGGAGAACCCAATACGTTAGGTGGTTACTTAGTATTTCTGCTCGCCATCATGACGGGATTGTTACTGCATGTCCAAGTCGGGGCGATTCGTGTCGCATTGCTGGTACTAGGTGGATTTGCCATCTTGGCACTGATGGCCACCCTGTCGCGGTCTTCCTATCTGGCCGGCGCCGTCCTACTGGCGGCCGTAGGATTAACCCAGTGGCGACGGCCACGTGTGGTCACAGTTCTGCTTCTCATCATCGCCTTGATCCCATTGTTCGCACCGGAGAACGTCAAACATCGTGTGAACGAAACATTCTTCGGTCGCCAATATGGTGGCGAAATTAAAGTCGGCGCTGTCGGGCTTGACCTTTCCACGACTGAACGACTGAAGTCGTGGGCATATGTCTTGAAAGATTGGGTTCATGATCCGATCCTGGGTCGAGGAATCACTGGGTATGCATGGGCCGATGCACAGTACGTCAAGATCATCGGGGAAACGGGTCTTGCGGGTATCGTCGCTTTCGGGTTTATCGTCTATCGCCTCTGGCGATGTGCCAGAGAGTCGTTTGTGTCACAGACTGATCCTTTTGCAAAAGGGCTGGCCCATGGATTTCTCTTAGGGTTAGTCGCCATGCTTGCTCACGGCGTCGGCGCCAATACCTTTATCATCATTCGCATTATGGAGCCGTTTTGGCTTTGTGCCGGCCTCGTCATGTTGTTACCGACTCTATCAGCTGAAGGAGACGTATCTCTCAAGTTGAAGGAGGCGACGTGA
- a CDS encoding hypothetical protein (conserved protein of unknown function) has product MARLSDLIREQASHPPGSGARPHHAATSSFQQAVRAWVTSTRQDIIRIKEAISSNKVPDVKICAICAEQVVQLLQYSDDVVGWALNGQTDDYLIDNALHVAVLATKIGIGLHYREQDLERLALLGLLHDIGMWTVPEGLVSKRGVLSEEERDIIRTHPERGRRILAGQGAVFEWLGGISAQEHERWDGSGYPCRLKGTQIEEAAQIIGIVDTLDAMVTTRPYRHSISPHQAMRELLLHGRTTFSLPVLKAIGDQITLYPVGTVVRLNTGETVTVTKTNSRYPLRPIVTLTKFGEVNELDLSQGMSRHIVEVLHGRAAS; this is encoded by the coding sequence GTGGCACGATTATCTGATTTGATCCGAGAGCAAGCCTCTCATCCCCCGGGGAGTGGAGCGCGACCTCACCATGCGGCCACCTCTTCTTTCCAACAAGCCGTTCGTGCTTGGGTCACTTCCACAAGGCAAGACATCATCCGGATCAAGGAGGCTATCTCATCCAACAAAGTCCCAGATGTCAAAATCTGCGCCATCTGCGCTGAGCAAGTGGTTCAACTGTTGCAGTATAGCGATGACGTTGTCGGATGGGCATTGAACGGGCAGACTGATGACTATCTGATCGACAATGCGCTGCACGTCGCAGTTCTAGCAACGAAGATTGGAATCGGTCTGCACTATCGAGAACAAGATCTAGAGCGCCTGGCATTGTTGGGTTTGCTCCATGACATCGGCATGTGGACAGTCCCTGAGGGACTCGTCTCAAAACGAGGAGTCTTATCCGAAGAAGAGCGAGACATCATTCGTACTCATCCCGAGCGAGGTCGCCGAATTCTTGCCGGACAGGGTGCTGTGTTTGAATGGCTTGGCGGCATTAGTGCACAAGAGCACGAACGATGGGATGGCAGCGGTTATCCCTGTCGGCTCAAAGGCACACAGATTGAGGAGGCTGCACAGATCATCGGAATTGTTGATACGTTGGATGCCATGGTAACGACACGGCCGTATCGTCACAGCATCTCACCTCATCAGGCCATGCGCGAGCTCCTCCTTCACGGCAGGACAACGTTTTCACTTCCCGTGTTAAAAGCCATAGGAGACCAGATCACGCTGTATCCAGTCGGAACAGTCGTACGACTTAATACCGGAGAAACCGTGACGGTCACAAAAACGAATTCACGTTATCCACTCCGGCCTATTGTGACACTCACCAAGTTCGGTGAGGTGAATGAGTTGGATTTATCACAAGGCATGTCACGGCACATCGTGGAAGTCTTGCACGGTAGGGCGGCATCGTAG
- a CDS encoding hypothetical protein (conserved protein of unknown function), producing MAQYELNVIDYWLILKKRKYLILLSAVMVVVFTFLFSEFLKPNPIYEASARVKFERSATMAQQLLESLSYSNLNDIGTQIEFIRSFPVMERVATDLSRVALDISEEEKRSAAYLNIIYNLGQEITAQREGDTNIIRISATSDQPELAERMANSTASAYRVENIATRNRLVTESRQFVEEQLANLEKHLNDSEEALRTFKEREGQVFLSDEARAALDTFTRLEEHYNEVLRKRAEGERQIEVLKRSDAIIGNQTGRIFTEEQNALLTILNQRLLDLIQERDTLLINYTSDHPQVTEQQKKIDNVKEEMIKELKSKVSTLMDREDALQEQRNHYRKRYLGYPRAAIQMTRLEREVKVNTDLLATLKAKHQELLIKGAERIEEVTIIAPAMTPTSPINASNVTLNLMIGGLMGCFLGIVLAFGRESFDTSIGTIEGVEEFLKVPVLGIIPQFDHKVLKDMAQESLPPDTPSSVADSLSKLICLLDPKSVLSESLRSLRTNIQFASLDRRVKSIIFTSAGLGEGKSTCVINLAITMAQEGMKVLLVDADLRKPIVHQRLGLDREPGLVDALLGTTSWRSYVRSATDLMLGTVGVDRFMNTPGLDNLHVLTSGSESGNPNEFLNINKIKALTAEMQEEYDIVLIDTPPILPVTDAVAFSSRVDGTILVYQVGRIGRNALKRAKFLLDHAQANVLGVVLTNVKSEVTPEYGLYRYEYR from the coding sequence ATGGCACAATACGAACTGAATGTCATCGATTACTGGCTGATCCTCAAAAAGCGCAAGTACCTGATCCTACTGTCCGCAGTCATGGTCGTGGTGTTTACATTCCTCTTTTCCGAGTTTCTCAAGCCCAATCCAATCTACGAAGCCTCTGCAAGGGTAAAGTTTGAACGAAGTGCGACCATGGCCCAGCAGCTGTTGGAATCACTCTCTTACTCGAATCTTAATGACATTGGTACACAGATAGAATTCATCAGAAGCTTTCCGGTCATGGAACGGGTAGCAACAGATCTCAGCCGAGTCGCTCTGGACATATCGGAGGAGGAGAAACGGTCAGCCGCCTATCTCAATATCATTTATAACTTGGGCCAAGAAATCACGGCACAACGTGAAGGCGATACAAACATCATACGAATTTCTGCCACGTCCGATCAGCCTGAACTGGCTGAGCGGATGGCTAATTCCACTGCATCCGCCTATCGAGTGGAAAATATTGCGACCCGGAACCGCCTCGTCACTGAATCAAGGCAGTTCGTGGAAGAACAGTTGGCGAATCTGGAAAAACATCTGAATGACTCTGAGGAGGCGTTGAGGACCTTTAAGGAAAGAGAAGGACAAGTATTTCTCTCCGATGAAGCGCGAGCCGCGCTGGATACCTTTACTCGACTTGAAGAACACTATAATGAAGTCTTGCGAAAGCGTGCTGAAGGTGAGCGTCAGATCGAGGTGCTGAAACGATCCGATGCAATCATCGGCAATCAAACCGGTCGAATCTTCACCGAAGAACAAAATGCGCTTCTCACCATCCTGAACCAACGCCTATTGGATCTGATCCAGGAAAGAGACACGCTGCTTATTAATTATACGTCGGATCACCCACAAGTGACGGAGCAACAGAAAAAGATCGACAATGTTAAAGAGGAAATGATCAAAGAGCTGAAGTCTAAGGTCTCTACCCTGATGGATCGAGAGGACGCGCTCCAAGAACAACGGAATCACTACCGAAAGCGCTATCTCGGATACCCGCGGGCCGCAATCCAAATGACGCGATTAGAGCGTGAAGTCAAGGTCAATACGGACCTCCTGGCGACGCTGAAAGCCAAGCATCAGGAGTTGCTGATCAAAGGAGCGGAACGGATTGAGGAAGTCACGATCATTGCTCCAGCCATGACGCCCACAAGTCCCATTAACGCGTCGAATGTCACTTTGAACTTGATGATCGGGGGACTGATGGGATGCTTCCTCGGAATCGTACTGGCGTTCGGACGTGAGTCTTTTGATACCTCGATCGGGACCATCGAAGGAGTCGAGGAGTTTCTCAAAGTTCCTGTCCTAGGAATTATTCCTCAGTTCGACCATAAGGTCCTGAAGGACATGGCTCAGGAGTCGTTGCCTCCGGATACACCATCCTCTGTGGCAGACAGTTTGTCGAAATTGATCTGTCTGCTCGATCCAAAGTCTGTCTTATCTGAAAGTCTTCGCTCGCTGCGGACCAACATCCAATTCGCCAGTTTAGACCGCAGAGTCAAATCGATCATCTTCACCAGTGCCGGTCTTGGAGAAGGTAAAAGTACCTGTGTCATCAACTTAGCCATTACCATGGCGCAAGAAGGCATGAAGGTTCTGCTGGTGGATGCCGATCTTCGCAAGCCGATTGTGCATCAGCGGCTCGGGCTAGACCGCGAGCCGGGCTTGGTCGATGCATTGCTCGGAACGACCTCTTGGCGATCTTATGTTCGCTCGGCTACCGATCTTATGCTCGGGACGGTCGGTGTCGATCGATTCATGAACACACCAGGGTTGGATAACTTACATGTCCTGACCAGTGGTTCGGAATCGGGCAATCCGAACGAGTTTCTGAACATCAATAAGATCAAAGCCCTGACAGCCGAAATGCAAGAAGAGTACGACATTGTCTTGATCGATACCCCGCCGATTCTTCCGGTGACGGATGCGGTCGCCTTTAGTTCTCGTGTCGATGGCACCATCTTAGTGTACCAAGTCGGCCGAATCGGTCGGAACGCCCTTAAACGTGCCAAATTCCTGCTCGACCATGCCCAGGCCAATGTTCTTGGTGTGGTCCTGACGAACGTGAAATCGGAAGTAACGCCGGAGTACGGGCTCTATCGCTACGAGTATCGCTGA
- a CDS encoding hypothetical protein (conserved protein of unknown function) translates to MAKLVRIVIQLPVELKEKLDALKQQGYTTSGFIRATLERELNKLDVRQDSTTRKAVTK, encoded by the coding sequence ATGGCCAAGCTTGTTCGCATAGTCATTCAGCTTCCGGTCGAGCTCAAGGAAAAACTCGATGCCCTCAAACAGCAGGGTTACACGACAAGTGGCTTCATTAGAGCCACATTGGAACGGGAGCTTAACAAGCTTGACGTACGCCAAGATTCCACGACTCGGAAAGCGGTCACTAAATGA
- a CDS encoding DNA internalization-related competence protein ComEC/Rec2 — protein MLPSLTVAFLLGLLGGSQLPFFPLFIFSLFIGAAVGFSIVERAGYLDTHRTLFLYISLLSGVVYWSITTPPPYLHPLSSDFQDGMSASITGRVVMPVQYGVGRQTILLESDTMLMTPRRIRVVWRGADLTLHQGDRIMFQGTLHRPRGFLNPSGFDYASYIERQGIDLVTTVSGPHAITLVEKPLTGRWSFWGQIDQWRATIRQAAVHTLGQPALGIFLGMIIGERGYLEQDMQEWFMNTGTVHLLSISGSHLGLVAVVCFWTVKRAILWLPPSCVLALSRRITPSKIAILFTWPAVALYALLAGAELATMRSLIMITLGMAAVWLGHERHLGHAMAAALLIIVLHNPQAIFDISFQLSFLSVLAIIGMISKIRSGEEENSDLHRNFQYRVRGHVLEALLMSGAVTLVTLPLVAFYFNQVPWMGIMTNLIAVPFTGFVLVPLGLLISLWTIVADHDVLIMAKGLERLFNWMVSGLRWCAGIPGGEWHVAAPSIPTMILFYAGILLASLHAVPRRFRIVGAGVIVVLLGWWFIAPGMQGDGDHWRVTFLDVGQGDSAVIELPDGRTVLIDGGTRHERFDMGQRVVAPFLWNRRIHHIDFVIGTHQQLDHVGGLVWILRHMSIGQFWGGVIARPEQFAQDLQSALRIGGISEHVAVLGQDLLNSSACQLKILNPSENITGFDVARLQSGTSLNNQSIVSRLQCGAHSILFAADIETGGLSRLTSDGRRPVTLLKVPHHGAHSSLDRDWIRQLHPQYAVISVGASNSYGHPVKSVVQAYEDQEAMVYRTDRDGAIWVTGRLSTSEFTVSRMGDLVMEPIDFLNCPWRCEYNNWHRLLRSSN, from the coding sequence ATGCTCCCATCGCTCACGGTCGCATTTCTTCTTGGTCTTCTTGGCGGATCCCAGCTTCCATTTTTCCCTCTCTTCATCTTCTCGCTGTTCATTGGTGCCGCCGTTGGTTTCAGCATCGTCGAACGAGCTGGTTACCTTGACACACACCGTACGCTGTTTCTGTACATAAGCCTTCTATCCGGGGTTGTCTATTGGAGTATCACGACTCCGCCACCATACCTTCATCCACTTTCGTCGGATTTTCAGGACGGAATGAGTGCTAGCATTACCGGACGGGTTGTCATGCCTGTTCAGTACGGTGTAGGGCGTCAGACCATCCTTCTCGAGTCCGACACCATGCTGATGACACCCAGGCGAATACGCGTCGTATGGCGCGGCGCTGACCTGACGCTTCATCAGGGCGATCGTATTATGTTCCAGGGAACTCTTCACCGTCCAAGGGGGTTCCTAAACCCATCCGGCTTCGACTACGCATCTTATATAGAACGTCAAGGTATTGATCTTGTAACCACGGTGAGCGGTCCTCACGCGATCACGCTTGTCGAAAAGCCGCTCACGGGACGATGGAGTTTCTGGGGTCAGATCGATCAGTGGAGGGCCACCATCCGGCAGGCAGCCGTCCACACATTGGGTCAACCAGCGTTGGGGATATTTCTTGGCATGATCATCGGTGAACGCGGTTACCTTGAGCAGGATATGCAGGAATGGTTTATGAATACAGGAACCGTTCATCTGCTTTCGATCTCAGGCTCACATCTCGGGCTGGTCGCCGTGGTATGTTTTTGGACCGTGAAACGAGCCATTCTATGGCTCCCTCCTTCATGTGTATTGGCTTTATCAAGAAGAATCACTCCTTCAAAAATTGCCATTCTCTTCACTTGGCCAGCTGTCGCACTGTACGCATTGCTTGCTGGGGCCGAATTGGCGACCATGCGCTCACTTATCATGATCACCTTAGGAATGGCGGCGGTCTGGCTCGGACACGAACGTCATCTTGGGCACGCAATGGCAGCGGCTCTTCTCATCATTGTTTTGCACAATCCTCAAGCGATCTTTGATATCTCCTTTCAGCTCTCCTTTCTGTCCGTACTAGCAATTATCGGTATGATTTCGAAAATACGATCAGGCGAAGAAGAGAACAGCGACCTCCATCGTAATTTTCAATACCGGGTCAGAGGTCATGTGCTCGAAGCTCTTTTAATGAGTGGGGCGGTGACATTAGTCACCCTTCCTCTGGTCGCATTTTATTTCAATCAAGTTCCATGGATGGGGATTATGACGAACCTCATTGCTGTCCCGTTCACCGGTTTTGTACTAGTACCGCTAGGATTACTGATCTCACTCTGGACAATCGTGGCAGATCACGATGTGCTAATCATGGCGAAAGGTCTGGAGCGGTTATTTAACTGGATGGTATCGGGACTTCGTTGGTGCGCTGGTATCCCCGGTGGAGAGTGGCATGTGGCGGCTCCATCAATTCCCACGATGATACTATTTTATGCGGGAATACTGTTGGCCAGTCTCCATGCGGTTCCACGGCGCTTTCGAATTGTAGGTGCTGGCGTCATAGTTGTGTTGCTTGGTTGGTGGTTTATTGCTCCCGGCATGCAAGGAGACGGTGACCACTGGCGCGTCACGTTCCTTGATGTGGGGCAAGGAGATAGTGCTGTGATTGAGCTACCAGATGGCCGAACAGTACTTATCGACGGTGGAACACGCCATGAGAGGTTTGATATGGGGCAAAGGGTGGTTGCACCCTTTCTTTGGAATCGGAGGATCCACCATATTGATTTTGTTATTGGGACACATCAGCAATTGGACCATGTGGGTGGACTGGTCTGGATACTTCGTCATATGTCTATTGGACAATTTTGGGGCGGAGTCATCGCTCGGCCTGAGCAATTCGCTCAAGACCTTCAATCCGCTCTTCGCATTGGTGGGATCAGTGAACACGTAGCGGTACTCGGACAAGACTTGTTGAATTCGAGCGCCTGTCAATTGAAGATTCTCAACCCATCTGAAAACATCACGGGGTTTGATGTGGCCCGTCTCCAAAGCGGGACCTCATTGAACAATCAGTCCATCGTGTCAAGACTTCAGTGTGGTGCCCACTCTATCCTGTTCGCCGCTGACATCGAGACTGGCGGATTGAGCCGGTTAACATCAGACGGCCGCCGTCCCGTGACTTTACTGAAAGTGCCTCACCATGGAGCGCACAGTTCCCTTGATCGGGATTGGATCCGCCAGCTCCACCCACAGTATGCAGTCATCTCTGTTGGGGCCAGCAACTCCTATGGGCATCCAGTGAAATCTGTGGTTCAAGCTTATGAGGACCAAGAGGCTATGGTATACCGTACAGACCGTGACGGAGCAATCTGGGTAACTGGGCGACTATCGACATCGGAATTTACGGTGAGCCGCATGGGTGATCTTGTGATGGAACCCATTGATTTCCTCAACTGCCCATGGCGTTGTGAATACAACAACTGGCACCGCCTCTTACGCTCATCCAACTGA
- a CDS encoding phosphoglucosamine mutase has translation MRKLFGTDGIRGVANLDPMTSEMAMQLGRAAAHIFMRRAGRHQIVIGKDTRISGYMLESALMAGICSMGVDVLLVGPMPTPAIAFLTRSLRADAGVVISASHNPYQDNGIKFFSSNGFKLPDEVEARIEKLIMSDEIRHLRPTADLIGKAYRIDDAEGRYIEFAKRSLPRDLDFQGIKLVVDCANGAAYKVAPTVLRELGACVEVIGDKPDGMNINSGCGAVHPELLQETVIRQKADIGIALDGDADRAVFVCEQGTVIDGDHVMAALGLDLQQNGLLAKQTLVGTVMSNFGLELSMAKAGITLVRTPVGDRYLLERMLADGYSFGGEQSGHFIFLEHNTTGDGLVSALQMLSLLKRTKKPLSELAKAMTAVPQVLVNIQVKQKPVLETIPDVDRAIQESNRRLNGSGRVVIRYSGTEPLLRIMVEGERSTLVNEIADDLARVVREHIG, from the coding sequence ATGCGTAAATTATTCGGCACAGACGGTATCCGCGGGGTTGCTAATCTTGATCCTATGACCAGCGAAATGGCAATGCAATTGGGACGAGCAGCCGCTCATATCTTTATGCGCCGTGCCGGTCGTCATCAGATCGTGATCGGAAAGGATACTCGGATTTCAGGCTATATGTTGGAATCTGCTCTTATGGCTGGGATCTGCTCAATGGGTGTCGATGTACTCTTAGTCGGGCCTATGCCCACTCCCGCCATTGCATTCTTGACCAGGAGTTTACGTGCAGATGCGGGGGTCGTGATTTCTGCTTCACACAACCCTTATCAAGATAACGGCATCAAGTTCTTTTCGAGCAATGGGTTCAAGCTACCTGACGAAGTTGAAGCTCGAATCGAAAAGCTGATCATGTCTGACGAAATTCGTCATCTCCGTCCGACAGCAGACCTTATCGGCAAGGCATACCGTATTGACGATGCGGAAGGGCGGTATATTGAATTCGCAAAGCGATCCTTACCAAGAGACTTGGACTTTCAGGGAATCAAGCTTGTAGTCGATTGCGCAAATGGCGCTGCGTACAAAGTGGCTCCGACCGTCCTAAGAGAATTGGGCGCCTGTGTGGAAGTAATCGGTGACAAACCTGACGGAATGAACATCAATTCTGGATGCGGCGCCGTCCACCCTGAACTCCTTCAGGAAACCGTGATCCGTCAGAAGGCCGATATCGGTATTGCCCTCGACGGTGATGCCGATCGAGCGGTCTTTGTCTGTGAGCAAGGGACGGTTATCGACGGAGACCATGTCATGGCAGCCTTAGGGCTCGATCTCCAACAGAATGGACTTTTAGCCAAACAGACATTGGTTGGAACCGTGATGAGTAATTTTGGGTTAGAGCTGTCGATGGCCAAAGCAGGCATTACACTGGTCCGAACCCCGGTCGGGGATCGGTACTTGCTCGAACGCATGTTGGCGGATGGGTATAGCTTCGGTGGAGAACAATCCGGGCATTTTATTTTCCTTGAACACAATACCACTGGAGACGGCCTTGTTTCAGCACTCCAAATGTTATCCTTGCTGAAGCGAACCAAGAAACCTTTGTCAGAATTGGCGAAAGCCATGACTGCCGTCCCGCAAGTATTGGTAAATATCCAGGTCAAACAGAAGCCGGTCTTAGAGACGATCCCTGATGTTGATCGAGCAATTCAAGAAAGTAATCGACGTCTGAACGGAAGTGGACGTGTTGTTATCCGATATTCTGGTACCGAGCCGTTATTACGAATCATGGTGGAGGGTGAGCGGTCCACGCTTGTGAATGAAATTGCCGACGATCTTGCCAGGGTTGTACGAGAACATATCGGATGA